A genomic region of Papaver somniferum cultivar HN1 chromosome 7, ASM357369v1, whole genome shotgun sequence contains the following coding sequences:
- the LOC113299444 gene encoding probable pectate lyase 18 — MASLSLLFVSLSLSFFIPTFISSSPVPDPEIVVQEVHRSINASRRNLGYLSCGTGNPIDDCWRCDQNWEKNRQRLADCAIGFGKQAIGGRDGRIYVITDSSDHDVVNPRPGTLRHAVIQDEPLWIIFARDMVIQLKEELIMNSFKTLDGRGASVHIAGGPCITIQFVTNIIIHGLHIHDCKQAGNTNVRDSPHHFGWRTLSDGDGVSIFGGSHVWVDHNSLSNCRDGLIDAIHGSTAITISNNYMTHHDKVMLLGHSDSYTQDKNMQVTIAFNHFGEGLVQRMPRCRHGYFHVVNNDYTHWEMYAIGGSANPTINSQGNRFLAPDNRFSKEVTKYEDAPESEWKHWNWRSEGDLLLNGAFFTPSGASASSSYAKASSLGARSSSLVGPLTTNAGALNCRKGSRC, encoded by the exons ATGGcttctctctctctcctcttcgtctctctatctctctccttCTTCATCCCTACTTTCATATCTTCCTCACCAGTTCCTGACCCTGAAATAGTAGTACAGGAAGTACACAG GAGTATTAATGCATCAAGGAGGAATCTTGGTTACTTGTCCTGTGGAACCGGAAACCCGATTGATGATTGTTGGCGATGCGACCAAAATTGGGAAAAGAATCGACAGAGATTAGCGGATTGTGCAATTGGGTTCGGCAAACAAGCCATAGGTGGAAGAGACGGACGTATCTACGTGATAACGGATTCGAGTGATCATGATGTAGTTAACCCAAGACCTGGTACCCTTAGACATGCTGTTATTCAAGATGAACCATTATGGATCATATTTGCCAGAGATATGGTTATACAATTGAAAGAAGAACTGATTATGAATTCGTTCAAAACACTCGACGGGCGAGGTGCGAGTGTACATATCGCCGGTGGACCTTGTATCACGATTCAATTTGTTACGAATATCATTATACATGGGTTACATATCCATGATTGTAAGCAAGCAGGGAATACTAATGTGAGAGACTCGCCGCATCATTTTGGATGGAGAACTTTATCAGATGGTGATGGTGTTTCAATTTTTGGTGGTAGTCACGTTTGGGTTGATCATAATTCATTATCTAACTGTCGAGATGGTCTTATTGATGCTATCCATGGATCAACGGCCATTACCATTTCGAATAACTACATGACCCACCATGATAAGGTGATGCTTTTAGGTCATAGTGATTCTTATACGCAAGACAAAAATATGCAAGTTACCATTGCTTTTAACCACTTTGGGGAAGGATTAGTTCAAAGAATGCCAAG ATGTAGACATGGATACTTTCATGTGGTTAACAATGACTATACCCATTGGGAAATGTATGCCATTGGTGGAAGTGCTAACCCTACCATCAACAGTCAAGGAAATAGATTCCTTGCACCGGATAACCGCTTCAGCAAAGAG GTCACTAAGTATGAAGATGCACCAGAAAGTGAATGGAAGCATTGGAATTGGAGGTCAGAAGGTGATCTTTTGTTGAATGGGGCATTTTTCACCCCATCAGGAGCAAGTGCATCATCTAGTTATGCTAAAGCATCAAGTTTGGGCGCAAGATCTTCTTCTCTTGTTGGACCTCTTACTACAAATGCTGGTGCACTAAACTGCAGGAAGGGTTCTCGTTGCTAG